The Phragmites australis chromosome 15, lpPhrAust1.1, whole genome shotgun sequence genome window below encodes:
- the LOC133893678 gene encoding heavy metal-associated isoprenylated plant protein 35-like — translation MASGEAEPLQYTTTVLRVSIHCEGCKKKVKKVLHNIEGVYKVTVDAAQHKVTVTGSVDADALIRRLHKAGKQAALWPVPAPAPAAKKVEEVAAAPPAAGEGFKKEVADEADAKPKEAAKEKGSGKQPGAESAEKKPENDKGWDKKPEKAEAAKKEDAKNDGEVAEPKEKDSPEPDKEAAAEGAAGEEASGKKGKKKKNKQKDGGEGEATPDKPPQPSMPAPAPEPAWGPERPHGAFPYYAPQPVMSYNVAHPSASVSYYAPTPVVPMQPMPMAPPPPQMPYGYSQYPPMMAPPPEFLYGPPGMRSSPPQESYNMFNEENANSCSLM, via the exons ATGGCGTCAGGGGAGGCAGAGCCGCTGCAGTACACG ACCACCGTGCTGCGGGTGTCCATTCACTGCGAGGGCTGCAAGAAGAAGGTCAAGAAGGTGCTCCACAACATCGAAG GCGTCTACAAGGTGACGGTGGACGCGGCGCAGCACAAGGTGACTGTCACCGGCAGCGTGGACGCCGACGCGCTTATCAGGCGGCTGCACAAGGCCGGCAAGCAGGCCGCGCTGTGGCCCGTGCCGGCGCCGGCCCCCGCGGCCAAGAAGGTCGAGGAGGTTGCTGCGGCGCCACCAGCGGCCGGGGAGGGTTTCAAAAAGGAAGTGGCAGACGAGGCGGACGCGAAACCGAAGGAGGCTGCCAAGGAGAAGGGCTCGGGCAAGCAGCCTGGAGCCGAGAGCGCGGAGAAGAAGCCGGAGAATGACAAGGGCTGGGACAAGAAGCCGGAGAAAGCCGAGGCGGCAAAAAAGGAGGACGCTAAGAACGACGGCGAGGTGGCTGAGCCGAAGGAGAAGGACTCCCCTGAGCCGGACAAAGAAGCCGCCGCCGAGGGggcggccggggaggaggcCAGCGGCAAGaagggcaagaagaagaagaacaagcagaaGGATGGCGGCGAGGGGGAGGCCACGCCAGATAAGCCGCCGCAGCCATCgatgccggcgccggcgccagagCCTGCGTGGGGTCCGGAGCGCCCGCACGGCGCGTTCCCGTACTACGCGCCGCAGCCGGTGATGAGCTACAACGTCGCACACCCGAGCGCGAGCGTGTCATACTACGCGCCCACGCCGGTAGTACCCATGCAGCCAATGCcgatggcgccgccgccgccgcagatgCCGTACGGCTACTCACAGTACCCGCCCAtgatggcgccgccgccggagttcCTGTACGGGCCGCCGGGCATGCGGTCGTCCCCGCCGCAGGAGTCGTACAACATGTTCAACGAGGAGAACGCCAACTCTTGCAGCCTCATGTAG